In Gossypium hirsutum isolate 1008001.06 chromosome D06, Gossypium_hirsutum_v2.1, whole genome shotgun sequence, one genomic interval encodes:
- the LOC107963725 gene encoding heavy metal-associated isoprenylated plant protein 7 has protein sequence MGEDKKEEEKKEEENPEIILKVDMHCEACARKVARTLKGFEGVEDVATDSKANKVVVKGKTANPVKVHERLLKKYGRKVELVSPLPEPPPPEENKEENKEAKPKEEEQKQEPPAVITVVLKVGMHCEACAQALRKRIRKIQGVETVETDVGNDKVTVKGTVDPTKLVDYVYKRTGKQASIVKGEEKKEEQQLQEAEKKPAEEANKETKPEEEDDRKSDDVIKRSEYLQSKYFSELEYPPQFFSDDNPNACSLM, from the exons ATGGGAGAA gacaaaaaagaagaagagaaaaaggaagaagaaaacccAGAGATTATACTAAAAGTTGATATGCACTGTGAAGCTTGTGCTAGAAAAGTTGCAAGAACCCTCAAAGGATTTGAAG GAGTGGAGGATGTTGCGACTGATAGCAAGGCAAATAAGGTGGTGGTGAAAGGAAAGACGGCCAACCCCGTCAAGGTTCACGAAAGGCTATTAAAGAAATACGGTAGAAAAGTGGAGTTAGTCTCGCCGTTGCCGGAACCACCGCCGCCGGAAGAGAacaaggaagaaaacaaagaagctAAACCCAAAGAAGAAGAACAGAAACAAGag CCTCCTGCAGTGATAACGGTAGTATTGAAGGTCGGCATGCATTGTGAAGCATGCGCTCAAGCATTGCGTAAGCGAATAAGGAAGATCCAAG GCGTAGAGACAGTGGAAACCGATGTGGGAAATGATAAAGTAACCGTAAAAGGCACCGTAGATCCTACAAAGCTGGTTGATTATGTTTACAAGAGAACCGGCAAGCAAGCGTCCATAGTGAAAGGCgaagaaaagaaggaagaacaACAACTACAAGAAGCAGAGAAAAAACCAGCAGAAGAGGCCAACAAAGAAACCAAACCAGAAGAAGAAGACGACAGAAAGAGTGATGATGTAATAAAGCGAAGTGAATACTTACAATCCAAGTATTTCTCGGAGCTGGAATATCCTCCTCAGTTTTTCAGTGATGACAACCCAAATGCTTGCTCTCTTATGTAA
- the LOC107887493 gene encoding SNF1-related protein kinase regulatory subunit beta-2 translates to MGNVNGREDGNNSPSGIEEEETRANSALEAMAAPMGHSPPHSPTSTHSPLMFTPQVPVVPLQRPDEMHGSSPSWMQSAIGYEDGCTEKGIPTMITWGYGGKEVAVEGSWDNWKTRIPLQRCGKDFTIMKVLPSGVYQYRFIVDGQWRYAPDLPWAQDGTGNANNILDLQDYVPEDIESISSFEPPLSPESSYSNLPLGAEDFAKEPPLVPPHVQLPLLNLPASHMEIPPPLSRPKHVILNHLYIQKGKNGQPVVALGSTHRFRAKYVTVVLYKPVQR, encoded by the exons atggggAATGTGAATGGAAGAGAAGATGGGAATAATAGCCCATCAgggattgaagaagaagaaacaagggCTAACAGTGCTCTTGAAGCTATGGCGGCACCTATGGGTCACTCACCTCCACACAGTCCCACATCAACACATTCTCCTCTCATGTTTACTCCTCAG GTTCCAGTTGTTCCTTTACAAAGACCTGATGAGATGCACGGATCAAGCCCATCGTGGATGCAGTCTGCAATTGGATACGAAGATGGCTGCACCGAGAAGGGAATTCCAACAATGATTACATGGGGCTATGGTGGCAAAGAAGTAGCCGTTGAGGGATCATGGGATAATTGGAAGACAAG AATCCCTTTGCAGAGATGTGGAAAAGACTTCACTATTATGAAAGTGTTACCATCAGGTGTTTACCAGTATAGGTTCATTGTCGATGGACAATGGAGGTATGCCCCTGACTTGCCATGGGCTCAAGACGGCACAGGCAATGCTAACAACATTTTGGACTTGCAG GATTATGTTCCGGAAGATATTGAAAGTATATCTAGTTTCGAACCTCCGCTGTCCCCCGAGTCAAGTTACAGTAATTTGCCGCTTGGAGCCGAAGATTTCGCTAAGGAGCCACCACTCGTCCCTCCTCACGTACAACTTCCACTCCTTAATCTACCTGCATCTCACATGGAGATCCCGCCACCTCTGTCGAGACCAAAGCACGTAATCCTCAACCATCTGTACATTCAAAAGGGGAAAAATGGCCAACCTGTGGTGGCACTCGGTTCGACTCATCGATTTCGAGCCAAGTATGTGACTGTGGTGCTGTACAAACCCGTGCAGCGGTAG
- the LOC107963727 gene encoding uncharacterized protein → MQIKIQSKRSTMSGFCSAMAMTMTIVFFFLFLQQTPLMAVAAKLEEDHFIIKNKPTLYDFSSRDEMVHLAGYGEEKLSTVLVTGTVLCEACHQRRRRDPQPQLRSWPISGALVSVKCETPSKTKSGTTPATTDEYGDFMIDLPSHLHGVADLQKICTVKVIGIPKESMCRPAFVKKHEHLRLSSVRNGIRTYTAGRIRFQDIMSKPSKSCITRATNTNKQIAS, encoded by the exons ATGCAGATCAAAATTCAGAGTAAAAGATCGACGATGAGCGGCTTTTGCTCGGCGATGGCAATGACGATGACGAtcgtcttcttcttcttgttcctTCAGCAAACTCCATTAATGGCGGTGGCGGCGAAACTCGAAGAAGATCATTTCATCATTAAGAATAAGCCAACGCTGTACGACTTTTCAAGCAGAGATGAGATGGTGCATTTGGCAGGATACGGCGAAGAGAAGCTCTCGACCGTTCTCGTCACCGGAACTGTTCTTTGTGAAGCTTGCCACCAACGCCGCCGCCGCGATCCACAACCTCAACTTCGTTCATGGCCTATATCAG GGGCTTTGGTGTCTGTTAAATGTGAAACTCCTTCTAAGACCAAATCAGGTACAACACCAGCTACAACCGATGAATACGGAGATTTCATGATCGATCTTCCATCCCACCTCCACGGAGTTGCCGATTTGCAAAAGATATGTACCGTTAAAGTCATTGGAATACCGAAAGAGTCGATGTGCCGACCCGCGTTCGTGAAGAAACACGAGCACCTGAGACTTTCATCGGTCAGGAACGGAATTCGTACCTACACGGCCGGAAGGATTCGGTTCCAAGACATCATGTCTAAACCTTCAAAATCATGCATCACAAGGGCTACCAATACCAATAAACAAATAGCGTCTTGA
- the LOC107963729 gene encoding nudix hydrolase 2, with the protein MLRRPAALLSFSITARNLWSLLGFRFAPKLASCTTLQLSSSSTAGYRTRTRFRAMSTSVNSTPVNEKDEQVFQDFKLLNAVDDRYGGVIVEVREAMDSALFGSVLRASIAQWRHQGKKGVWIKLPIQHVNLVEAAVKEGFWFHHAEPNYLMLCYWIPEGTHTLPANASHRIGIGAFVMNEKREVLVVQESTGRFRGTGVWKFPTGVVNEGEDICAAAVREVKEETAVDTKFIEILAFRQSHKAFFDKSDIFFLCLLEPLSSEVQKQETEIEAAKWMPFEEYEAQPFVQKHELLKYIVDICLAKKDRNYSGFSPVPTTSAFSDEKNYMYFNTTDLNGQ; encoded by the exons ATGTTGAGAAGACCCGCAGCATTGCTAAGCTTTTCAATCACAGCCAGAAATCTTTGGTCTTTATTGGGATTCCGATTTGCCCCAAAGTTGGCCTCTTGTACGACACTTCAACTGTCTTCATCTTCAACTG CTGGCTATAGAACCAGAACCAGATTCAGGGCCATGTCTACATCAGTGAATTCAACGCCTgtaaatgaaaaagatgaacaaGTATTTCAAGATTTTAAATTACTTAATGCAGTCGATGATAGATATGGAGGAGTAATTGTTGAAGTGAGAGAAGCTATGGATTCTGCCCTCTTTGGTTCAGTGCTTAGAGCTTCAATAGCACAGTGGCGACACCAG GGTAAAAAGGGTGTGTGGATCAAATTGCCTATTCAGCATGTCAATCTTGTTGAAGCTGCTGTCAAG GAAGGATTTTGGTTTCACCATGCTGAGCCAAATTACTTGATGCTTTGTTATTGGATTCCTGAAGGTACACATACTCTTCCTGCAAATGCTTCACACCGGATAGGCATCGGTGCATTTGTCATGAACGAAAAGAGAGAG GTTTTAGTGGTTCAAGAGAGCACTGGACGGTTTCGAGGTACGGGTGTGTGGAAGTTCCCTACAGGAGTTGTGAATGAG GGAGAAGATATCTGCGCAGCTGCGGTTCGAGAAGTCAAAGAAGAGACAGCA GTTGATACCAAATTTATCGAAATACTGGCATTCAG ACAAAGTCACAAAGCATTCTTCGATAAGTCGGATATATTCTTCCTATGCCTGCTCGAACCACTTTCTTCAGAAGTTCAGAAGCAGGAAACCGAGATAGAGGCAGCCAAG TGGATGCCATTTGAAGAATACGAGGCACAGCCATTCGTCCAGAAACACGAACTCTTGAAATACATTGTTGATATATGCTTGGCAAAGAAAGATAGAAACTATTCCGGGTTTTCTCCGGTGCCTACCACATCGGCATTCTCAGACGAAAAGAACTACATGTACTTCAACACTACTGACCTCAATGGGCAGTAA